GCTATCTTGCGGGCTATTTTCAGTGATTCCTCCTGCAACTGCTCAAGAGGCACCAGGCGGTTTAGGAGGCCTATCCTGTATGCTTCATCAGCAGTGCAGGGGTCTCCGGTGAAGATAAACTCGAGGGTTTTGCTCAGTCCCATGACACGGGGCATCAGCCATGTTCCTCCGCTGTCTGGTGCCACTCCAGCCGAGGTGTATCCTATGACGAAGGTTGATTTTGGGCAGCCGATCCGGATATCACAGGCTAGAGCAAGATCAAAGCCAAAGCCGGCAGCAACTCCATTGATAACGGCAATGGTCGGTTTGTCTAGGTTCTGCAGTCCCAGTATGATGTGGCGCTGTGCCTTAGGAGGGATCTTCCCTCTTCTTACCTCCCGTGTTGTCTTCGGCCATATATCCATGTCTTCGTCTGTAAGAACCTGCTTGCCCTTCAGCTTCTCGAACTTGAAATCGCCACCTGCACAGAAAGCACGCCCGGCCGCTGTAATGATTAGGACTCTTGTTTCATCATCTTCACCTACATAGTCAATGGCCTGAGCAAGGTCCATCGCCATTTCCTCGCTGGCAGCATTGAGAACATCGGGACGGTTCAGGGTAATGGTAGTGATCCCGGCTTCCTTTGTCAGCATAATGGTCTTGAATTCCATAGCGCCTCCTTAGTCTATATTTTATTTAATTCTTCTCTACTGTTTGACGCAGTATCTCGATGAATTTATCGATCCTCTTTTGCCTGGATTCGTTGCTGACGGTGCGTGCGCTTCCAATAAGGCATGCGGATGACTCAAAGAGAGTGTCAATAATCTTGAGGTTATGTTGAGCTATAGTGCGCCCGGTCTGTGTATTCTCAATAAGCATGTCTGCATCTTCAGGCAGGAAGGCCTCACTTGCTCCCCATGTGGGGAGCAGCCGGTAGGGGCTGAGATGGTTGTCCCGGGCATACCTGTCGGCAATGTTGATATACTCGGAGGCTATCCTCAGAGTAGAGAGGCTTTGCTTTCTCAATGGTACTCTGAAATCCTCGGGGCTGTTGAATGGCAGCTTCTTACTTACTACAGAGACTATTCTTACCTTACCATAACCTAAGCTCAGGATCTTCTTTGCTGGACTGGAGGGGAATCTGTACAGGTGGTCATAGAGCCAGTCTTCGCCGGTGATAGCCAGATCGAAATTCCCATTGGCGACCTGCAGGGGCATATCCTGGGGTCGAATGACCTTTATGCAGACTCCCTCTAGATTGATACTCGGGCGACGCGGCTCTTGAGCACAATAGGAGACTTTAATGCCCGCTTTTTCCAGGAATTCGAGAGTCGGTTCTTGTTGGTGCCCGTCAGGGAGAGCTAACCACAACGCAGAATCTTGTTGTGTAGGGAGAGAAGAAGGCTTCTTTGTACTGTCCACTACCCTCTTTGATCCTTCACTCCCGGGTTCCTCCATTTTGGCGGCGGTGCATAGGCGATCAAGCAAGAAACCCATGTCCTTGGATTCCCAACTGCGCCGGTGAGCAATCAAGAAGGTGCTTGAGCAAAGAATGGAGGTCAAAGGAAGTAAGCCATAGTTAAGGAGGGTATCCGGCGTCAGAGAGATTAAAGCCAGATCAGCGCTTTCCGGGGGATAGATTTCGGCCCCTCCCCAGAGAGGGAAAATGCTGAATCTCCTCAGCCTCAGGTTCAGAGCGAACAATTCGGCCATGTTAGGGTACTCTGTTGCTATACGTATTGTTTCTGTCCTCGTCTTCAGGTCATCGATCGATGTTATTCGGGCGGCCCTGCCGGCGGCTACACACAAATCTCTTTTGCCGTATCCCAGATCTTTCACCTTGACTACAGCACTGCTGCCGTATTTAGACAGGAGTTCTTCCACCCAATCCTGGCCGCAGATTCCCAGATCGTAGTTTCCGACCGCTACCTGAATGGGTATGTCCCTTTCATTGAATATCTTCAAGAAGAGGTCAGGGAAGTTGGTACACTGGGGCCTGTAGGAGCGGGACTGTTCATCGTAGCCGCTAAGCTCCAGACCTGATTCTTGGAGTATAGTGCCGGTTGGGCGCAGGAGGCGGCCCTTAGGAAGGGCTAGTTTTACTTGCATTTGCTACCTGTAGTATTCCTAGTACCTCAGACGTAGAATCCAATTCTGTAGCCTTACCACTTAGCTGGTCGGTGAGAAGGAATGCGGATTTACCCTTGCTGCCGCGGATGGAAAGAATCCATCTGTGTTTGGTTTCACCTGTATAACCCTGGTCAAGGTCTGCCGCACCTCCGACTCTTCGTAATAGGCCGGCGATTTCAAAGGGCAGGCTCTCATTCTTGCCCGTGTTATCATCATTTCGAATCAGGATGCTGGGTGTCGTGTCTTCCCAACTCCTGGTAAGGCTCATAAGCTGGTCAACATCAAGGGCGAATCCTGAAGCAGGGATATCTCCTCCTCCCATGAGGGGGATTAGATCATTGTATCGTCCGCCGCCCCCGAGCCTTTTCTCTCCAATACGAAATTGGAAAAGAACCCCGGTGTAGTATTCAAAACCCTTGCCTGATGCCATATCAATCTGATAGTTGCGTCCCAGGTCTTTCAGGAGCTGCGTGATGACAATAAAATCATCAATGTTTGCTTCAAGTTTGGGGAATACTTCCAGCAGGGAAGCCCTCAGGTTCTGTAGGAAACCTGGTGAATCCCCCTTGAGTTCAAAGAGCAAAGACAGAGTGTCTCTTAGTTCAGGTTTTTCTGCCATTAGTCTCTGCAATACTGCTGTGGTATCCCCATCCATGATGCGGTCAAATAGGCGGCTCTGTTCGGATGGGGCCAGACCTACCTCGTGGAGCAGGGCTCTTATCAGGCCGGCATGGGATAAATATAGCTTCACCTCACTAATGCCTAATTGGGCCAGAGTCTCCAGAGCCAGCAGTATCAATTCCACGTCTGCTGATGGGTTAGCACTCCCCATCATTTCGGCCCCGCACTGCCAGCGTTCCCTCGATTCCTTGCCCGTCTCTTCGAAGCTGAAGATATCCTCAACGTAGAAGAGCTTTGCCAGGTTATCCTGAAGCAGGTTCTCAATATATAGCCGGGCAGCGGGGATAGTGCTATCAGGTCTGAGTACCACTCGCTCTCCGCTCCAGCCATCCCAGTCGAGGAATGAATATACTCTGCTGAGCATGTTGGGAG
This Chloroflexota bacterium DNA region includes the following protein-coding sequences:
- the hisG gene encoding ATP phosphoribosyltransferase gives rise to the protein MQVKLALPKGRLLRPTGTILQESGLELSGYDEQSRSYRPQCTNFPDLFLKIFNERDIPIQVAVGNYDLGICGQDWVEELLSKYGSSAVVKVKDLGYGKRDLCVAAGRAARITSIDDLKTRTETIRIATEYPNMAELFALNLRLRRFSIFPLWGGAEIYPPESADLALISLTPDTLLNYGLLPLTSILCSSTFLIAHRRSWESKDMGFLLDRLCTAAKMEEPGSEGSKRVVDSTKKPSSLPTQQDSALWLALPDGHQQEPTLEFLEKAGIKVSYCAQEPRRPSINLEGVCIKVIRPQDMPLQVANGNFDLAITGEDWLYDHLYRFPSSPAKKILSLGYGKVRIVSVVSKKLPFNSPEDFRVPLRKQSLSTLRIASEYINIADRYARDNHLSPYRLLPTWGASEAFLPEDADMLIENTQTGRTIAQHNLKIIDTLFESSACLIGSARTVSNESRQKRIDKFIEILRQTVEKN
- a CDS encoding enoyl-CoA hydratase-related protein, whose amino-acid sequence is MEFKTIMLTKEAGITTITLNRPDVLNAASEEMAMDLAQAIDYVGEDDETRVLIITAAGRAFCAGGDFKFEKLKGKQVLTDEDMDIWPKTTREVRRGKIPPKAQRHIILGLQNLDKPTIAVINGVAAGFGFDLALACDIRIGCPKSTFVIGYTSAGVAPDSGGTWLMPRVMGLSKTLEFIFTGDPCTADEAYRIGLLNRLVPLEQLQEESLKIARKIAKGSPIAYRLSKLQVYKGLGMDLETALAFAMACVTIATRSEDHKEALKSFAEKRAPEFKDR
- a CDS encoding ATP phosphoribosyltransferase regulatory subunit encodes the protein METQRCKGSKDLLHEDMARFRHVEKAFRSCCLQWGYKEIRTPTLEYLHLFTSTGTLTPNMLSRVYSFLDWDGWSGERVVLRPDSTIPAARLYIENLLQDNLAKLFYVEDIFSFEETGKESRERWQCGAEMMGSANPSADVELILLALETLAQLGISEVKLYLSHAGLIRALLHEVGLAPSEQSRLFDRIMDGDTTAVLQRLMAEKPELRDTLSLLFELKGDSPGFLQNLRASLLEVFPKLEANIDDFIVITQLLKDLGRNYQIDMASGKGFEYYTGVLFQFRIGEKRLGGGGRYNDLIPLMGGGDIPASGFALDVDQLMSLTRSWEDTTPSILIRNDDNTGKNESLPFEIAGLLRRVGGAADLDQGYTGETKHRWILSIRGSKGKSAFLLTDQLSGKATELDSTSEVLGILQVANASKTSPS